The Mucilaginibacter mallensis genome has a segment encoding these proteins:
- a CDS encoding YfhO family protein: protein MNNWFKRNSTHLIIVALLIVIPFAYFFTPLMQGKALAQGDVQRAQSMQKEIMDTKAKTGHEPLWTNSMFGGMPSYQIHVLYPNNVTSYVVESLKTIFPNPVDTVLLTLLGAYLLLCVLRLNPWLAAAGALAFALSSYNFILIDAGHANQAFAIAFFAPIIAGIILTFRGKYLLGASLTALFLAMEIRANHIQMTYYLLISILILVIVQLYHAIKTKQLNPFGKSIIYLVAATLLAVAVNASMLWTTAEYGKETNRGPSNLTQHTSEPSNGLDKDYAYAWSQGVGECFTFLIPNAYGGASEWPTGFDVPSSNVTKALVAKGVAQDQASNIAQQLLQGGLSPYWGNKQFTGGPFYFGAVVCFLFILGLFIVKHRIKWWLLATVILTMLLSFGRNMPFVSDLFFNYFPMYNKFRAVESILAVAMLCFPVLGFMAVQEVIDNKDKAYIFKYVKIAFYITGGITLLLVVAPTIFFSFRNDQHQTLISGLTQAFKGDGDLATSVANGLVSDRIALERADAIRSLIFIVIAFGLLWAFIKQKINITVASIAFLLLTLIDMWGVDRRYLNDNNFVDKEDLAQPFKMRDVDQFILRDTDPDFRVFDLSQGDPFTNASTSYFYKSIGGYHAAKLKRYDELISNQFSKTTNRDVLDMLNTKYIIVADPKTGTVSMQANETACGHAWFVKSVKYAINADQEMQAISSFDPKNEAIVDQQYKSLIEGKNLANDPNSTITLTSYEPEHLTYQTGSATSQIAVFSEIYYKEGWKMYIDGVEQPYFRADYLLRAAVIPVGNHKVEFKFHPASYYVGEQISLAGSILLVLALGGVVYTENKKKPEVKKDTKKKA from the coding sequence ATGAATAACTGGTTCAAGCGCAATAGTACCCACCTTATTATTGTCGCACTTTTAATAGTAATTCCGTTTGCTTATTTCTTTACGCCATTAATGCAGGGCAAGGCACTGGCCCAGGGCGATGTGCAGCGTGCGCAATCCATGCAAAAAGAGATCATGGATACCAAGGCAAAAACTGGCCACGAGCCTTTGTGGACAAACAGTATGTTCGGCGGTATGCCTTCGTACCAGATCCACGTGCTTTATCCAAATAACGTTACCAGTTACGTTGTCGAGAGCTTAAAAACCATTTTCCCTAACCCGGTTGATACCGTGCTATTAACCTTATTAGGGGCTTATTTACTGCTTTGCGTATTGAGGCTTAACCCATGGCTGGCAGCAGCAGGCGCTTTAGCCTTTGCTCTTTCATCATACAACTTTATTTTGATTGATGCCGGGCACGCCAACCAGGCTTTTGCCATCGCTTTCTTCGCGCCAATCATCGCAGGTATCATCTTAACTTTCCGCGGCAAATATTTGCTGGGTGCATCGTTAACCGCCTTATTCCTGGCGATGGAGATCCGCGCCAATCACATACAAATGACCTATTACCTGCTAATATCTATACTGATATTGGTAATAGTTCAACTTTATCATGCTATTAAAACCAAGCAGTTAAACCCGTTTGGCAAATCAATTATCTATCTGGTGGCTGCCACTTTGTTAGCTGTAGCGGTAAACGCATCAATGCTTTGGACAACCGCTGAATACGGCAAAGAAACCAACCGCGGCCCATCAAACCTTACCCAGCATACCTCAGAGCCAAGCAACGGTTTGGATAAAGACTACGCTTATGCCTGGAGCCAGGGTGTTGGCGAATGCTTCACCTTCCTGATACCGAACGCTTATGGTGGCGCATCTGAATGGCCCACAGGGTTTGATGTTCCAAGCTCAAATGTTACCAAAGCACTGGTAGCAAAAGGAGTCGCGCAGGATCAGGCTTCAAACATCGCGCAGCAGTTATTGCAGGGCGGCCTTTCACCTTATTGGGGTAATAAGCAATTTACCGGTGGTCCGTTTTATTTTGGCGCTGTTGTTTGCTTCCTGTTTATACTCGGGCTTTTTATTGTAAAGCATCGCATAAAATGGTGGCTGCTGGCAACGGTGATATTAACTATGCTACTTTCCTTTGGCCGCAATATGCCGTTTGTGTCCGACCTGTTCTTCAACTATTTCCCAATGTACAATAAGTTCAGGGCGGTTGAATCCATACTGGCGGTTGCCATGCTTTGCTTCCCGGTGCTTGGGTTTATGGCCGTACAGGAAGTAATTGACAATAAGGACAAGGCTTATATATTTAAATACGTAAAGATCGCCTTCTATATAACCGGTGGTATTACCTTGTTGCTGGTAGTTGCCCCAACTATATTTTTCAGCTTCAGGAATGATCAACACCAAACGCTCATTTCCGGCTTAACGCAGGCATTTAAAGGTGATGGTGATCTTGCAACCAGCGTAGCAAACGGACTGGTAAGCGACCGTATAGCACTTGAACGTGCCGATGCCATCCGCTCACTTATTTTTATAGTGATAGCATTTGGTTTGTTATGGGCTTTCATTAAGCAAAAGATAAACATTACCGTAGCCTCAATAGCGTTTTTGCTGCTTACGCTGATAGATATGTGGGGTGTTGACAGACGCTATTTAAACGACAATAACTTTGTTGACAAAGAAGATCTGGCCCAGCCTTTTAAAATGCGTGACGTTGACCAATTTATCCTCCGCGATACTGATCCTGATTTCAGGGTGTTCGACCTGAGCCAGGGCGATCCATTTACCAATGCCAGTACGTCTTATTTTTATAAGAGCATCGGCGGTTACCATGCAGCTAAACTAAAACGTTATGACGAACTGATCAGTAACCAGTTTAGCAAAACTACTAACCGTGATGTTTTGGATATGCTGAATACCAAATACATTATTGTAGCCGATCCAAAAACAGGCACGGTAAGTATGCAGGCTAATGAAACCGCGTGCGGACATGCATGGTTTGTAAAAAGCGTAAAGTACGCTATCAATGCCGACCAGGAAATGCAGGCCATCAGCAGTTTCGACCCTAAGAACGAAGCTATTGTTGACCAGCAATATAAATCATTAATTGAGGGCAAAAATTTAGCTAACGATCCGAATTCAACCATAACCCTTACCAGTTATGAGCCTGAGCATTTAACTTATCAAACAGGTTCAGCAACTTCGCAGATAGCCGTTTTCTCTGAGATCTACTACAAAGAGGGCTGGAAAATGTATATTGATGGTGTTGAACAACCGTATTTCCGTGCTGATTACCTGCTGCGTGCGGCAGTCATCCCGGTAGGTAATCACAAAGTTGAGTTCAAGTTCCACCCGGCATCCTATTATGTAGGTGAGCAAATCTCATTGGCAGGTTCAATACTGCTTGTTTTAGCTTTGGGTGGTGTAGTTTATACCGAGAATAAGAAGAAACCTGAAGTGAAAAAGGATACGAAGAAGAAGGCTTAG
- the uvrB gene encoding excinuclease ABC subunit UvrB, translating into MDFSLTSQYKPTGDQPEAIRQLVEGVNNNDIYQTLLGVTGSGKTFTIANVIQQTQRPTLILSHNKTLAAQLYGEFKQFFPENAVNYFVSYYDYYQPEAFIASSNTYIEKDLQINDEIEKLRLRTTSALMSGRRDVIVVSSISCIYGMGNPEDFANSVFKFAVGTRISRNAFLHRLVEILYARTTADFKRGTFRVKGDVVDIFPAYMDHAYRISFFGDDIEELSTFDISTGKTLEKMTHMVVYPANLYVAPRERFTQSIWAIQEELETRKKQFIDDGRFLEAKRLEERVNYDLEMIRELGYCSGIENYSRFFDGRAPGARPFCLLDYFPEDYLMVIDESHVTVPQIRAMYGGDRSRKISLVDYGFRLPAALDNRPLNFQEFENLAPQTIYVSATPGNFELEKSEGIIVQQVIRPTGLLDPVIEIRPVINQVDDLLDEVDKTVKMGDRVLVTTLTKRMSEELAKYMDRLGIKCRYIHSEVKTLDRVEILRGLRLGEFDVLIGINLLREGLDLPEVSLVAILDADKEGFLRSERSLIQTIGRAARNDRGRVIMYADKITDSMQITMDETNRRREIQIAYNTEHGITPTTVGKSREEILEQTSVMDFKGGVQQAYVENEMVTLAADPIVQYMTKADLKKSIENTKKEMLAAAKNMDFLLAAKLRDEMFALEKMMEEKF; encoded by the coding sequence ATGGATTTTAGTTTAACCTCTCAATACAAACCCACCGGCGACCAGCCCGAGGCTATACGCCAACTGGTTGAAGGTGTTAACAATAACGATATTTATCAAACGCTGCTCGGTGTAACCGGCTCGGGTAAAACATTTACCATTGCCAATGTTATTCAACAAACGCAGCGGCCTACCTTAATATTAAGTCATAACAAAACCTTGGCCGCCCAATTGTACGGGGAATTCAAGCAATTCTTCCCGGAGAACGCGGTGAACTACTTTGTTTCCTATTATGATTATTATCAGCCGGAGGCCTTCATCGCATCATCAAATACTTATATTGAAAAGGACCTGCAGATAAACGATGAGATAGAGAAATTGCGGTTGCGTACCACCTCGGCATTAATGTCGGGCAGGCGCGATGTTATTGTGGTATCGTCCATTTCCTGTATTTATGGTATGGGTAACCCGGAGGATTTTGCCAACTCGGTATTTAAGTTCGCAGTGGGTACGCGTATTAGTAGGAATGCTTTTTTACACCGGTTGGTAGAGATACTCTACGCCCGTACTACCGCCGATTTTAAACGTGGCACATTCCGTGTTAAAGGCGATGTAGTTGATATCTTCCCGGCGTATATGGACCATGCTTATCGGATCTCGTTTTTCGGTGATGATATTGAGGAGCTCAGTACCTTTGATATCAGCACCGGTAAAACATTGGAGAAAATGACGCATATGGTGGTCTATCCCGCCAATTTATATGTTGCGCCGCGCGAGCGTTTCACCCAATCCATATGGGCGATACAGGAAGAACTGGAAACCCGCAAAAAGCAATTTATTGATGACGGTCGCTTTTTGGAAGCCAAGCGACTGGAAGAAAGGGTTAATTACGATTTAGAAATGATCCGCGAATTGGGTTATTGTTCGGGTATTGAGAACTATTCGAGATTCTTTGATGGCAGAGCGCCCGGGGCAAGGCCATTCTGTTTGCTGGATTATTTTCCTGAGGATTATCTGATGGTGATTGATGAGAGTCACGTCACCGTGCCACAGATCAGGGCGATGTATGGCGGCGACAGGTCGCGCAAAATCTCCTTAGTTGATTATGGTTTCCGTTTGCCTGCGGCTCTGGATAACCGCCCGCTCAATTTCCAGGAGTTTGAAAACCTGGCACCCCAAACCATTTATGTGAGCGCTACCCCCGGTAATTTTGAGCTGGAAAAGTCGGAAGGTATCATCGTACAACAGGTGATCCGCCCAACAGGCTTGCTTGATCCGGTGATAGAAATACGCCCGGTGATAAACCAGGTGGATGACCTGCTGGATGAGGTTGACAAAACTGTAAAAATGGGCGACCGCGTACTGGTAACCACATTAACCAAACGTATGTCCGAAGAATTGGCTAAATATATGGACAGGCTGGGCATCAAGTGCCGCTACATCCACTCCGAAGTAAAAACATTGGACAGGGTGGAAATTTTAAGAGGCCTGCGCCTTGGCGAATTTGATGTATTGATAGGTATTAACCTTTTACGTGAAGGGCTCGACTTGCCCGAAGTATCATTAGTAGCCATATTGGATGCTGATAAAGAAGGCTTTTTACGGTCGGAACGCTCATTGATACAAACCATTGGTCGCGCGGCGCGTAACGACCGCGGCCGGGTAATTATGTATGCTGATAAGATAACCGACTCCATGCAGATAACGATGGATGAAACGAATCGCAGGCGGGAGATACAGATAGCCTATAATACCGAGCACGGCATTACACCAACCACGGTAGGCAAATCCCGCGAGGAGATATTGGAGCAAACTTCGGTTATGGACTTTAAGGGTGGCGTACAGCAGGCCTATGTTGAAAATGAGATGGTAACCCTGGCCGCCGATCCTATTGTACAATACATGACCAAGGCCGATCTCAAAAAATCTATTGAAAACACTAAAAAAGAGATGCTCGCCGCCGCCAAGAATATGGACTTCCTGTTAGCTGCCAAACTGCGTGATGAAATGTTCGCGCTGGAAAAAATGATGGAAGAGAAGTTTTGA
- a CDS encoding TIR domain-containing protein — translation MKVFISWSGKKSHNVALIFRDWLPSVIQSIQPYVSSEDIDKGARWSADIAKELDSSMFGILCVTKENFEAPWLLFEAGALSKTINKSFVSPFLFDIKSSEIDGPILQFQSTIFEKEDLRKLLNTLNKACGDTAIAPVMLEKAFDKWYPNLEEDLNKIKSEEDDSEDGTKKVEKRIHTSEMLEEILDLSRDNQKLLRSPDSKQINFDELKNIIQEQLFRVERNYEMDARRMSRKFNPMFLDEIMHSSIRGEKNPYGFLIALSFFKADFPWIYDVGKETFNVIKSKASKDIKVEAVSYFKEMLEFTLHHPIMRDIYGNKKDFIFFKEMPFFLSNYLDELI, via the coding sequence ATGAAAGTATTTATTAGTTGGTCAGGAAAAAAAAGTCACAATGTTGCACTTATATTTCGAGATTGGCTTCCATCAGTTATTCAGTCCATTCAGCCATACGTATCATCAGAAGATATTGACAAAGGAGCAAGATGGAGTGCTGATATCGCAAAGGAGTTAGATTCATCAATGTTTGGAATATTATGTGTTACCAAAGAAAACTTTGAAGCCCCATGGTTATTGTTTGAAGCAGGTGCATTATCAAAAACTATAAACAAATCTTTCGTAAGTCCATTTCTTTTCGATATAAAAAGTTCAGAAATAGACGGTCCGATTCTACAGTTTCAATCCACGATATTTGAAAAGGAGGATCTAAGAAAACTATTAAATACTTTAAATAAAGCCTGTGGTGATACTGCTATTGCACCTGTGATGCTTGAAAAAGCTTTTGATAAATGGTATCCGAATTTAGAAGAGGACTTAAATAAGATTAAGAGCGAAGAAGATGATTCAGAGGATGGAACCAAAAAAGTAGAAAAGCGTATTCATACATCTGAAATGTTAGAGGAGATTTTGGATTTGTCGAGAGATAATCAAAAACTGTTAAGGAGCCCCGATTCTAAGCAAATTAATTTTGATGAATTGAAAAATATTATTCAAGAGCAATTGTTTAGAGTTGAAAGGAATTATGAAATGGATGCTAGAAGAATGAGTAGAAAGTTTAATCCTATGTTTCTTGACGAAATAATGCATAGCTCAATAAGAGGTGAAAAAAATCCTTATGGATTTCTAATAGCTTTGAGTTTTTTTAAGGCTGACTTTCCTTGGATATATGATGTAGGTAAAGAAACTTTCAATGTTATTAAATCAAAAGCAAGTAAAGATATAAAAGTCGAAGCGGTTAGTTATTTTAAAGAAATGTTAGAGTTTACATTACATCATCCAATTATGCGAGATATTTATGGAAACAAAAAAGATTTTATTTTTTTTAAAGAAATGCCATTTTTCCTTTCCAATTATCTCGATGAATTAATATAA
- a CDS encoding DinB family protein, with product MSIIKEQKAISAVLDDYRKQLDLIPDDAFDVTPPAGGWSCAEVYSHIMQASVASTIPMERCTHGTAKPTNKKLNFWGWYVMLTSRFPPFKIKVPPKVEAKWPATKISKEEARNLIIKLRKRVDEMAILINTIPSVRRSQHPRLGMLNAEQWFKFIRIHLQHHLRQVGRIKRQLKIA from the coding sequence GTGAGTATTATAAAAGAGCAAAAAGCCATCAGCGCTGTATTGGATGATTACCGTAAACAATTGGATCTTATCCCCGACGATGCATTTGATGTAACCCCTCCCGCTGGCGGCTGGTCATGTGCCGAGGTTTACTCACACATTATGCAGGCCAGCGTGGCATCAACCATTCCTATGGAACGGTGTACACATGGCACCGCCAAGCCAACCAATAAAAAACTAAACTTCTGGGGTTGGTATGTAATGCTTACCAGTCGTTTTCCGCCTTTTAAGATAAAGGTACCGCCAAAGGTTGAAGCTAAATGGCCGGCCACAAAAATAAGTAAGGAAGAAGCCCGCAACCTCATCATCAAATTACGCAAGCGGGTTGATGAAATGGCAATACTTATCAACACTATTCCCTCGGTCCGTCGCTCACAGCACCCGCGTTTAGGCATGCTTAATGCCGAACAATGGTTTAAATTTATACGAATACACTTACAGCATCATTTAAGACAGGTCGGCAGGATCAAAAGGCAACTGAAAATCGCCTGA
- a CDS encoding YjjG family noncanonical pyrimidine nucleotidase gives MKKYRHIFFDLDHTIWDFDKNAEETLHELYEIYKLKEVGLSSADLFIETYTRNNHSLWAQYHVGKITKDYLREARFKTTFLELGMHPDAIPVGFEDAYVALCPTKTNLFDGAHEVLTYLKSRYVLHLISNGFKESTEIKIAGTNIGGYFDQIIISEVIGINKPDKAIFEHALSSAGAIKEESIMIGDSLEADVRGALNFGMDAIYFNPMGLSKPDDVPEQINKLAELVWIL, from the coding sequence ATGAAAAAATACCGCCACATTTTCTTCGATCTTGACCACACCATTTGGGATTTTGATAAAAATGCCGAAGAAACGCTGCATGAGCTTTATGAAATATACAAGCTAAAAGAGGTTGGTCTCAGCTCCGCCGATCTTTTCATCGAAACTTATACCCGCAACAACCATAGCCTGTGGGCACAATACCATGTGGGCAAGATCACGAAAGATTATTTGCGCGAAGCGCGTTTTAAAACCACGTTCCTGGAACTGGGTATGCACCCGGATGCGATACCAGTTGGTTTCGAGGATGCTTATGTAGCTTTATGCCCAACCAAAACAAATCTTTTCGACGGGGCACATGAGGTGCTTACGTATTTAAAATCGAGGTATGTGCTGCATTTAATTTCAAATGGGTTTAAAGAATCAACCGAAATAAAAATAGCGGGTACCAATATTGGCGGTTATTTCGATCAGATCATTATTTCTGAAGTGATAGGCATTAACAAACCAGATAAGGCCATTTTTGAGCATGCGCTGAGTTCAGCCGGAGCCATAAAGGAAGAAAGTATCATGATAGGCGACAGCCTGGAAGCCGATGTGCGCGGGGCCTTAAATTTTGGCATGGATGCCATTTATTTTAACCCGATGGGGCTTTCCAAACCGGATGATGTGCCGGAGCAGATCAATAAACTGGCTGAGTTGGTTTGGATATTATAG
- a CDS encoding glycosyltransferase family 2 protein codes for MTTAQPILSVITIVYNNVNDIERTMLSVLNQTYGHIEYIIIDGQSTDGTLEIVKRYESRIAKLMSEKDEGIYDAMNKGIAAATGNYIIFMNSGDEFYDTTTVAAVFASATGADIYYGETEMIDSSGQSLGQRRHKAPKQFTWRSFNLGMSVSHQAIYIKRSLVEPYDRQYALSADIDWIIRAAKKAKMIVNVNRYVAKYLVGGMSKKKHRQSLAERFDIMKRHYGLVPTIFNHFVIAFNLGWYWLRNRRTND; via the coding sequence ATGACGACGGCTCAACCCATATTATCGGTAATTACCATTGTCTACAATAACGTAAATGATATTGAGCGCACCATGCTTTCGGTGCTTAACCAAACTTACGGGCACATTGAATATATTATTATTGATGGCCAATCAACCGATGGTACGCTTGAAATAGTTAAGCGATACGAAAGTCGCATAGCCAAACTCATGAGCGAAAAAGATGAAGGCATCTATGATGCCATGAATAAGGGTATAGCTGCCGCTACAGGCAATTATATCATCTTCATGAACTCTGGTGATGAGTTTTATGATACCACTACTGTAGCCGCTGTATTTGCTTCAGCAACCGGTGCCGATATCTATTACGGCGAAACAGAAATGATCGATAGTAGCGGCCAAAGCCTGGGCCAGCGCCGCCACAAAGCGCCCAAACAATTCACCTGGCGAAGCTTTAATTTAGGTATGAGCGTTAGTCACCAGGCTATTTATATTAAACGCTCGCTTGTTGAGCCCTACGACAGACAGTATGCCCTAAGCGCCGATATCGATTGGATCATCCGCGCAGCGAAAAAGGCTAAAATGATAGTAAACGTAAACCGTTACGTAGCCAAATACCTGGTAGGGGGCATGTCCAAGAAAAAACACCGCCAAAGCTTAGCCGAACGTTTCGATATCATGAAACGGCATTACGGTCTGGTACCAACCATCTTCAACCACTTTGTGATCGCCTTTAATTTGGGATGGTATTGGTTGAGGAATAGAAGGACGAATGATTGA
- a CDS encoding DUF4834 family protein: protein MEFLEFLFIIVLILWVIRMVARIVLPMLFQKIVNKAQQQQQNYQQNYTSNAKPGSVKIDHIPQQQKGKIPDSEGDFIDYEEIK from the coding sequence ATGGAATTTTTAGAATTCTTATTCATAATAGTCCTTATACTGTGGGTAATCAGAATGGTTGCACGCATAGTATTGCCTATGCTTTTTCAAAAAATAGTGAACAAAGCACAACAGCAGCAACAAAACTATCAGCAAAACTATACCAGTAACGCCAAACCAGGCAGCGTAAAAATAGACCATATACCACAGCAGCAAAAAGGTAAAATCCCTGATTCGGAAGGCGATTTTATTGATTATGAGGAGATAAAGTAA
- a CDS encoding YfhO family protein, which yields MNNWLKRYGVHFAVAGIFLVICFFYFTPAFQGKTLGQSDVLGAQSTQKEINDYKAKDTTILWTNQIFGGMPVYQIWAPYSSNITTHVVNTLKTIFPNPIDTVLLLLFGTYFLFCVLKLNPWLAAAGAFAFTFSSYNIILLVAGHSNQAYAIAFFAPIIASVILTLRGRYILGGALTALFMAMEFKANHIQMTYYLLMALVILIGIELYHAIKEKNTKPFLKSLAWLAGAMVLALMVNASLLWSTQEYSKYSYRGQSNLTQHTNEPSNGLSKHYAYEYSQGVGECFTFLVPNAYGGSTGSVEGIDQNSAVAKVFITNGMPEDQAVSTAQQITGSFPGLGMYWGNKPLTSGPFYFGAVICFLFLFGLIAVKSRIKWWILGTVVLTMLLSFGSNWPYVSDIFFNYFPLYNKFRTVESILAVASLCFPILAFLAVREIIEAKDKAVYLKKLFLTLYIIGGITLVLIAAPTIFLSFKPDGFQTGIGYLAQALKGDTGTANSIANAIVNDRIALERADAIRTLIFIGITFGLVWAFIKQKVNLTILSVGLFALVLIDMWQIDRRYLKDANFQEKQDADQQIKPRDVDTQIAQDHDPDFRVFDYSQFQNIKMDSYNPFFHKSISGYSAARLKRYDELIDNQLVNTPNLNVLNMLNTKYVIVGDQKTQATTVQKNPDACGNAWFIKSIQYVNNADDEMKAITSFTPKTTAIVDQQYKTQISPIPATADTSATIKLTSYNPDHLIYQSKSSTAQVAVFSEIHYNKGWKMLIDGNEQPYFRADYLLRAANIPAGDHKVEFIFHPASYYTGESISLAGSILLVLALGGATYAETRKKKS from the coding sequence ATGAATAACTGGCTCAAACGTTATGGCGTACATTTCGCCGTTGCAGGTATTTTTTTAGTGATCTGCTTCTTCTATTTCACACCTGCTTTCCAGGGTAAAACTTTAGGACAAAGCGATGTACTCGGCGCTCAATCCACCCAAAAAGAAATCAACGATTACAAGGCAAAGGACACCACCATACTGTGGACCAACCAAATATTTGGCGGTATGCCTGTGTACCAGATCTGGGCCCCATACTCCAGCAATATAACCACACACGTGGTTAACACTTTAAAAACAATTTTCCCCAACCCTATTGATACGGTACTGCTGCTGCTTTTCGGCACATACTTTTTATTCTGTGTATTAAAGCTTAACCCATGGCTGGCTGCTGCGGGCGCTTTCGCATTTACATTTTCATCCTACAATATTATCCTGCTGGTAGCCGGGCACTCCAACCAGGCCTATGCCATAGCCTTTTTTGCACCCATTATTGCCAGCGTTATTTTAACGCTCAGGGGGAGGTACATTTTAGGCGGAGCGCTAACAGCCTTATTTATGGCGATGGAGTTTAAAGCAAACCATATCCAGATGACCTATTACTTGTTAATGGCCTTGGTTATTTTGATAGGGATTGAACTTTATCACGCTATAAAAGAAAAGAATACAAAGCCATTTTTAAAGTCGCTGGCCTGGCTTGCCGGCGCTATGGTACTGGCACTTATGGTAAATGCTTCCTTATTATGGAGCACACAGGAATACAGCAAATACAGCTACAGGGGGCAATCAAACTTAACACAGCATACTAATGAACCAAGCAATGGATTAAGTAAACACTATGCCTATGAATATAGTCAAGGCGTTGGCGAATGTTTTACCTTTTTGGTACCAAATGCATATGGCGGTTCTACAGGCTCTGTTGAAGGTATTGATCAAAATTCGGCTGTAGCCAAAGTATTTATTACCAATGGCATGCCCGAAGACCAGGCAGTTAGCACTGCTCAGCAAATTACTGGCAGCTTCCCGGGGCTTGGCATGTACTGGGGCAATAAACCACTTACATCCGGTCCGTTTTATTTTGGCGCGGTAATTTGTTTCCTGTTTTTATTTGGATTGATAGCCGTAAAAAGCCGCATCAAATGGTGGATACTGGGTACAGTAGTTTTAACCATGCTGTTATCATTCGGCAGCAACTGGCCTTATGTGTCCGATATCTTCTTTAACTATTTCCCGCTTTATAACAAATTCCGTACAGTGGAATCTATTTTGGCCGTGGCCAGCTTATGCTTCCCAATACTGGCATTTTTAGCTGTACGCGAAATTATCGAGGCAAAAGATAAAGCCGTTTACCTGAAAAAGCTTTTCCTTACGCTGTATATTATTGGCGGTATAACTTTAGTGCTGATAGCCGCTCCGACAATCTTCCTGAGCTTTAAACCGGATGGCTTTCAAACAGGCATCGGTTATTTGGCGCAAGCTCTTAAAGGTGATACCGGCACGGCCAACTCAATAGCAAATGCCATTGTTAACGACAGGATTGCCCTTGAACGTGCCGATGCCATCCGTACCCTGATATTTATTGGAATAACATTCGGCCTTGTATGGGCATTTATAAAACAGAAAGTTAATTTAACCATTCTTTCAGTAGGTTTATTTGCACTTGTATTGATAGATATGTGGCAGATAGACAGGCGTTATCTGAAAGATGCTAATTTTCAGGAGAAACAGGATGCCGACCAGCAAATTAAACCCCGGGACGTTGATACGCAAATAGCGCAGGACCATGACCCTGACTTCAGGGTATTTGATTACAGCCAGTTTCAGAATATAAAAATGGATAGCTATAATCCTTTCTTCCATAAATCAATCAGCGGTTATTCTGCGGCGCGTTTAAAACGTTATGATGAGCTGATCGATAACCAGTTAGTCAACACGCCAAACCTGAACGTGCTGAATATGCTGAACACCAAATATGTAATTGTGGGTGACCAGAAAACACAGGCGACAACGGTACAAAAAAATCCGGATGCCTGCGGGAATGCATGGTTCATTAAAAGCATACAGTATGTAAACAATGCTGATGATGAGATGAAAGCCATTACCAGTTTCACACCCAAAACAACGGCAATTGTTGATCAGCAATACAAGACCCAAATCAGCCCGATCCCGGCAACTGCCGATACCAGCGCCACTATAAAACTAACTAGCTATAACCCCGATCATTTAATTTATCAAAGTAAATCATCAACCGCGCAGGTGGCTGTTTTCTCAGAGATCCATTACAATAAAGGCTGGAAAATGCTGATCGACGGCAATGAGCAGCCGTATTTCCGTGCTGATTATTTGTTGCGTGCGGCAAACATCCCGGCAGGTGATCATAAGGTTGAATTTATTTTTCACCCTGCTTCGTATTACACAGGCGAGAGCATTTCACTGGCCGGTTCAATACTGTTAGTATTGGCGCTGGGCGGTGCAACATATGCCGAAACACGTAAGAAAAAGAGCTGA